Genomic segment of Prochlorococcus marinus XMU1405:
TTTAAACTTCTTTGTTTGGAACACTTGCATTTAAAACTAACTTCTTGGGAACGAGCTTTTTCAGAGATTGATTTATCGTCAATATCGGGAAATATATTTCTAATTAACGAAAGAAGATTATCTTTTGACTTAAAAAGGTCTTCGCTGAAGGAATTAATTTCTTTACACCTTTCTTCAAGTAGTGATACAAGTAAAGGGTCAGTATCTTTTTTAGGTAGAACTTGAGCTAATAAACCACCACTACAAATAACACTTTTATTTTGAATTTTTTCTCCAATAAATACAGCAGAGGGAGTTTGCTCTGAATGATATAAATATGAAGCTAAGTCTTCAGCAATGTTTCCATTTACTAATTCAACAGTGCTTGTAAAGGGTTCTCCAAATCCACTATCTCTAATTACATTTAAATATCCTGTACCTAATGCTTTTGTAAAATCAAAAGAATATTTATTGTTGCCTATTTTGACTAGGTCTAATTCTAAATTAGGATTCCCTACATAACCCCTAACTTTTCCATCTCTACCTGCATCAACTAGTAATCCTTTTAAAGGCCCGTCAGATCTAACTCTTAAAGTAACTCTCCCATGCATTATCTTCATTGAGCTTGCTAAAAGCAGTGAAGCACTAAATGCTCTCCCTAAGATACAGGTGGTTAAATAAGAAAGGCCGTGTCTTTTTTTTGCTTCTAAAGAAGATTCTGTTGTTAAGACCGCAACTAATCTTATTCCTCCATTGGCTGCAGTAGCCCGAACTATCCTATCCTGCATGATTTTCTTTCATGAAATTTTTGATTTTCCCTTTTTCCAAGAATAATATCCTAGAAGGAATTCCCTCAAATAAGGCAGGTTCATGAGTAACAATAATAATTGTATTTTTATTTTTTAAATCAAGAATTAAATTCTTCACATCCTTTCTCATTAAATAGTCTAATCCAGCAGTTGGTTCATCAAGTAAAAGAATTGAGGGGTTTCTAAGTAGTTGAACTGCCACAGCTAACCGCCTTTGTTGTCCGCCACTTAGCTGTTCTGGTGGTTGAGTCAGATTAATTTTTTTCAAACCAACTTTATTTAAAACTATTTCTATATTTTTTTCTCTTAAAGATTTATGGCCTATTTTTAATTCTTTCCCAATGGTTGTACCTATAAAGTACCTTTCAGGAAATTGGAATACTACTCCACAAAACCATCTTCTTTGTCTAGAAGACAAAATTTTATTCTTCCAAGTAATTTTTCCTTTTTGTGGATTTGTTAATCCGCTTATTATTTCGAGTAGTGTTGTTTTCCCAGAACCACTATTGCCGCAAATTAAAATGATTTCATTTTCATGAACTTTTAAATTTAAATTGTCAATTATTTTTCTTTCACCAGTTTGGGGTTGATAAGATATTTCTTTTAAATCAAGCATTATTAATTAAGTTATAGGTATGAATTTGAATCTAGTAATAACTTACTTATAATAGCTGTAGATCTAAAAAGATATTAGTCTATATGAATATTATTTTTAGGGAAGTTGATCCTTTTAATTGCTGGATATGGATCAGGTTTTCAGAATCACCAACTCAAGATGAAAAAAATTATTTAGATGGTGTTTTTGATAGTTGGTACGTTTTAGGAAGGTTAGGTGGATTTAATTCTGAAAATTTGCAAACTCATGAAGAGGGTTCCGATCTAAGTTGGATGCCCTACGATAATGAACAAAAAAATGAATCTCTTCCAGCCTTAATGCATAATTTAGGAATTATGGAATATCAAAACCTGTGGGGAAGATGTTGGGTTGATTTTGGAACTTCAGACTCCATTTCAATAGATATATTAATTAATTCTTTGAATGAGATATCAAATAATTATGTAAAAATTGAAGAGTTAATAATTGGGGGTGAAAATAATGATTGGGCAATTGAAGAACATGAAGATTTAGTTTTCAAAGATTAAGTGTTTTATGGAAGACTTAACAAGATTAATTATTTCCCATGAGAGAATTGAAAATATTAAGAACAAAAACTTAGAACTTTCTAAAGAAGAGGCTCATTATTTAAATAAAGTAATGAGGATAAAAAATGGTAAAGAAATATTTATTGGTAACGGAGAGGGTTCATTATGGAAAGCTATAAAAGTTAAAAATGATTGTTTAGAAATAATTCAATTAAAAAAACCTTACTTATTTCAAGAACAAGAAATTTTCTTATTAGGTATAGCTGTTGTTATACCAAAAAGTGGGTTTGAGGATATTTTAAAAATGTGTACTGAAATAGGAATTGATTTTATACAGCCATTATTTTCAGAAAGACAGGTCAACAAAAATTTAAATTTTTCTAGAAAACTTTTGAGATGGAATTTAATTATCAAAGAAGCGGTTGAGCAAAGTGAGAGATTATGGAAACCATCTATTTTAAATGGAATTGATATTTTTGAATGGCTAAAAAGTAGAGATAATCAAGAAAGAGTTTCAATTTCTATAACTAGAGAAGAAACACTATATGACTTAAATCAATGGTTAAGAAAACAAAAAGAATTTGGAAATAAGAAAGGAGGTATTTTTTGGAATGTAATTGGTCCTGAAGGAGGTTGGTCCTCTAAAGAAATTGATTTTTTTAATAGAAAAAATATTACCTTTGTTAAACTTTCCGACACTATCTTAAGAACTTCGACAGCTAGTATTAACGCATCATCAATTCTAAATCAGTGGAGAATTGATTTGAAATTAAAGAATTAGATAAATATGGATTTAATTAGAAATCAATTTTTTATAGGTTTTTGCATTAATTTTATTTTGATTTATATATTTTGCAGGATTCCTTTGATGACGAAAAGTGGTTGGGTAAGTGCAGGCATCTTAGGCACAATTTTGTGGGGATGTTTGTCTTGGCAGGGATGGATGTCAGTTGTAATTTATTTATTATTTGGATCCCTCGTTACCAAAATAGGTTTTAAATTTAAAAAAGCACAAGGAATTGCTGAAAAAAGAGGCGGGAGGAGAGGTCCTGAGAATGTATGGGGCTCAGCAGCTACAGGATTATTTCTTGCCATCATGACCAAATTTAATGCTGCCAATGTAGTGATGTTTAAAGTAGGTTTTGCTGCAAGTTTTGCTGCAAAGTTGGCGGATACTTTTGGTAGCGAAATTGGAAAAAGATTTGGTAAAGACACATACTTAATTACTTCACTTAAAAAGGTGGATAGGGGAACTGAGGGAGGAATAAGTATAGAAGGAACATTAGCTAGTGTTCTGGGATCAATATTTATGTCTTTTATAATGCTTCGTCTATCAATTATTTCTACAAAATATCATTTTATAGTAGTTGTAGTTTCTGGATTCTTGGCAACACTTTCGGAAAGTATTATTGGTGCTAAATTTCAAAACAAATATAAATTAAGTAATGAATTGGTAAATGCTATTCAGACAAGTATTGCTTCTGTTTTTGCTATCTTTGCTCTTATTTTATATTCATATTTTTTAAATTAATAATTTTTGGAAAGACCTAAGATCCCTTCCATTTTGTAAGAATCTCCCAGCTTTTAAGTCTTTGGAAAAGCCAGAAATGACCTTCGGAATTTAGATGAATTCCATCATGCGTAATCCAATTTTTACTCCTTTTATCAGAGTACATTTCTCTAAAAGTAGGAAGAAATGGGACATTCTGATTGAGGCATACTTCCTCCATTCTCCTTTCATAAGAATTACAAAAATCATTTGAGTACCATAGACATCCTGCGAACGGCATTTTGCTTTCGTCAACTGGTGTCAAACCAATAACAAATAAATTTGTTTGAGAGTTCATTTCATTAATTAGCCTCTCTAATCCATATTCAAATCCATCTATATCTAATTGATGTCTTCCATTTATCTGACCAATTGCTGCAGTGTCGTTAAGACCTACATTTAGTAGGATTGCTTTAGGTTTATTTCTTCTCGTTTCTCCTCTAGATGACCATTCTTTTTCCCATCTAGATGAAACTTTTTCTATCCCATCTCCCCTAACGCCAAGTTGATAAATAACTGGCCCATTTTGGTTATTACCCCAATCTTTTCTAAGCCTCTCACACCATCCACCACCCTCATTATCTCCCCATCCATAAACTGAGCTATCTCCAATTACAACAAGCTGTTTTGGTAAACTAATCACTATCACCGAAAAAAATAATTACTTGATTTAACAAATTATTCTTACAAATCAAGTTAAACTATTTTTGATTTTACCATTTATTAATTCTCCAACTATTGCGATGGAGCTATAAGCTATCAAAACTATGGTTACTTCTTGCCATGCGAAGGAACTTAGTGATTCTTGCAATTGCCAACCTAGACCAACACTTCCAATAACCCCAACAATTGCAGTTTCCCTAATAATGATGTCAGATCTATAAGCGCAATATGCTAAGTAACTTTTTGCTTGTTGAGAAAATAAACCTAAAAGCCAACTAGTCTTTTTTGATATTCCTAGAGATTTCATTGCAATATAATTTCTCTTGTCTTGGCTATCTAGATTTGTAAAAAGTAATTTGCTAGTAATACCAGCGTTGTGGAGACCTAATGTTAAAGCTGCTAAAGATAAAGAAGGATTATTAAAAGTTAATAGAGTTAGAAGTATTACAGGTGTAGGTATTAAACGTAATAAAAATGCAAAAATTTTTATAAAAATTTTAGAACTATTGTTGTTAAAAATTCCTATTACTAATGGAGGTAAACTAATTGCGATTCCTGTTGATAAAAGACTTAAAATTATTGTTTCTAATGTAAGTTTTAAGAAATCAAATAATCCTAAATCTGAGCTTGATTTAAAAAGAGAACTAACGTAATTAAAATTTTCAAAATTATTATTAAAAATAAAATAAAGAAAATATGAAAAAGAAAATAAAATTGTTATGAAAAAAACTGCAATAAAAAAAATAGATAGGATTTTATTTGTGGTATTTAATTTTATTTTTTTGAATATTAATCCAGAAAGAATAATCAAAATTGCTAAGGACCATAAATAAGTCCATAACTCTCTAAAATTCAAAGTTTGGAAAGATAAAAAAATACTGGTACCTATTCCTCCAATACCAAAAATTCCTAAAATCACAGTACTTCTTATTGAGCACTCTAATCGATATAAACCAAAGTTTTTAAATGTATTTATTATTGGATTCCATATTAAAGTTAGTAAAGAAGAAAATTTAGGTGCATTTATTTGATTTATAGATTCAAAACTTTTGTAGTCAATAGTTTCTAATTGTTCAGCAAAAACTTTTGAATTTACAGCAATATAAGGTATACATATAGCTATTATTCCTATCGAAAAATTTATTCCATATATTTGCATTAATATTATTCCCCAAACCACTTCGTGGATAGATCTAATTATTGTTAGAAAAAACCTTATTATGCGGTAGAAAAAATTTGGAATATTAAAGATTTTATAAAAAATATTTGAGGAAATTATTCCAAAAATTGCTCCAAAAATAATACTTACTAACCAACTAAAAAAACCAATAAAAATAGTTTCATTTAATCGCTTAATTACGGTAATAAAAATTTCATTATCGATCTTGGGATTAAATGCAGAAATTAAGAATTCTTGGAATAATTTAAATCCTCCAAAATGAATATTGTTTATTAATTGATACCCTAGAGGGATGCATACCAAAATTGGAAGAAAAGATAATGAGGTATAGTTTAATTTTAATTTGTTCAACTAATTAATATATTTTCTCTAAATGAATCTTCTTTAAGTTATTTCTTTTGATATTGAAAAAAATTTTACCATCCCTTATTCCAATAACTTTATCGAAATCGTTCAGCAAATCTAATCTATGTAATGCAACTAATGCCGTCTTTGGGGATTTTTTTGTATTATTTTTATCGACACTTTCTAGCATTAGGTTTTTAATTATTGTTATCAATTTGGGATCTAGATTATTAAAAGGCTCATCTGCAAGTAATATATTTGATTCTTGAATTAATGATCTAGCTATAGCCACCCTTTGTTTTTGCCCCCCAGATAGTTTTCTGATTTTTTTGTCGTAAATAGAGTTATGAAGCCTACATAATTTCATATATTTATGCGCCTTCTTAAAAGAACTTATATTTAGTAAATTTTTAAAAGCGAAATAAAAACTGTTTTCCGCTAGTAGTCCACAATTAACATTTTGTTCTGCAGAGAGATCTTCTATTAATCTTAAATCTTGCCATATAGTTGTTATTTTACTTTTCTGCTTTCTATCTAATTCCTCGAAACTTTCATTGAATAATTTAACCTCACCTTGAGTTGGCTTTATAGTGCCATTAAGTACTGATATAAGTGTAGTTTTTCCTGAACCGCTTTTACCTAAAAGTGCAATTTTTTCCCCAGAATTTATTTTTAAATTTATTTTATTTAGGATCAGATCATTTTTGTATTTATAAGATATATTTTCTAATTCTAAGACAGTATTATTCATCTAATTTTATTTAATTTCCTCCCGATTTCCTCTATATTTTTATATTGTTTTGCTTCTGCCTTTGTAAATCTTTTTGCATTGAACATATCTAATATCTGTTTATGTGATTTTTGCTTTATGTCTAAATTTAGAATTACTGATTTAAGTTTTTTTGTAAACCCTTCCCCGAATCTATTTTCAAGATCCCCTTGAGCTATCCAATGATAGTCAACATATTCTGGGGTGATCCAGAATAATTCTAAATTACTTGTTCTTTTGGGATTATTTTTAAGATTGTTTTCCCAAACCTGTTTATTTAAAGCTCCTGCATCAAATGCCCCACTATTAACTAAAGCTATAGTGGCATCATGACTCCCACTAAAACCTGCTTTTTTTCCTTTAAAATGTTTAATTTCTACCCCTGCTTGATTTAAAAAATATTCTGGCATTAATCTTCCAGAAGTTGAGTTTTCAGAGCCAAAAGTAAATCTTAAATTCTTTAGTTTTTTAAGTCCTTTAATGTTTGAAATTGAGTTAAGTTCTAAATTTTTGTTTACTATAAAAACACTTTTAAATTCCTTATCGATATCTCTTTGAGCTAAGACAATTGAATTAGGTGTTTGTAATCTTGCTTGAACTCCTGATAAACCGCCAAACCAAACTAAATCTAAATCTTTAGTTCTAAATCCAGTTACTGCTGCAACATAATTAATAACAGGAATGTATTTAACTTCTACATCAAGTTGTTTGGATAATTCTTTTGAAAATAAATTAAATCTTTTGTCCAAAACATCTTGGTTTTGATCAGGTATTGCTCCAACTTTTAAAACTTTGGGATTTGAAAATACAGGTGATGAAAAAACAGAAAATAATAGAGATGAACTTAGTAGGAAATTCTTTAAATTAAACATAACTTATTTAAATTAATAGTATTCAGAGATTGCTTTTTCAAGCCTTTGTAGTCCATCTGTTATTTTAATCTCTGAAGCTGCACAAGATATTCTTATACATTGATCAGCTCCAAAAGCTTTTCCAGGTACAACAACTAATCCGTAATCTTGAAGAGCTTTATTGCAGAAATCAACAGAAGTAATTGAGGAGTTGGGTAATTTTGGAAATGCGTAAAATGCTCCGTTAGGTTCTTCAATATAAATCCCATTTATATTATTAAGGCCCTCATAGAGAAGTCTTCTTCTTTGATCATAATGGCTATTTATCATTGAGAAAAACTCATTATTAATTTTTAAAGCCTCTAAAGCACCTTTTTGAACAAAAGAGCAAACATTACTTGTACTTTGACTTTGTAATGCTGAGGATGCTTTGATTACATCTTTGGGACCTACTAAATAACCTATCCTCCAGCCAGTCATAGCCCATCCTTTCGCAAACCCATTTATTATAAAAATTCTATCTTTTAAGTCATTTGCTAATGAAGATAAACTGTAGTGTTTAAATTCTTTTTTAAGGATTAGTTCGTAAATCTCATCAGAAAGAATATTGATATTTGGATTTTCTCTAGCTAAATCGGCAATTTGTAATAATTCTTCCTTTGACATAACTCTTCCAGTAGGGTTATTAGGAGAATTGATAATTATAAATTTAGTTTTTGAAGAGATTTTAGACTTCAAATCTTCTATATTTATTTTGAATCCATCTTCTGCAGAAGAATTTGTAAAAATTGGCTTCCCACCCGCCAATCTAACCATCTGGGGATAACTTAACCAATGTGGAGAAGGGATAATAACTTCGTCTCCAGTATTTAACAATACTTGGAAAAGATTATATATTGCTTGCTTAGCACCATTTGTGACCATTACATTTTCAAATTCATAATTTAAATCGTTTTGAATTTGAAGTTTATTTGCAATTGCTTTTCGGAGATCTAAATTCCCCGCTGCGGGCCCGTACTTTGTAAATCCATCAAATATAGCTTTACTTGTAGCCTCTATAACTTCTTTTGGGGCATCAAAATCAGGTTCACCTGCACTTAAATTGCAAATATCTACTCCTTCTGCAGATAATTGATTTGCTTTAGCACTTATCTGCAATGTAAGAGAAGGCTCAATTGAAAGTGCCCGATCAGATAAATTAACTTGACTCATTGACTTATGACTTTTCAAATATGACTTTTAATAATGACAAATGCATAAATTAAGAATAAATAAAACTATCACACTATGGTTTAATTTAGTTCATTTTCTTAATCTATTTTATTTTCATGTTTTGAGTTCTTAAGATAAAAATATTTAAAGTTTTATTTTCGGTGAAAAGGTTAGTAATTGGGAGAGGAAGTGTATTTGCAGATTTGTTAGTAATTGGTGAGGCTCCTGGAGCCCAGGAAGATTTAGAAGGAAAACCTTATGTAGGTAAATCTGGTAAGTTATTAAACCAATTATTAATAAAAGCAGGGATTGACTATAAGCAGGATGTTTATTTTTGTAATGTAATTAAATGTCGTCCACCAAATAATAGAAAACCCACTGCTAGAGAAATTAATATTCATAAACCTTGGTTATTACAGCAAATAAAGTTAGTCGATCCAAAATTTATATTACTTACTGGTTCTACTGCTATGAGAGCTATTTTAGAAGTTAAAGATCCTATAAGTAATTTAAGAGGTCAATGGATTAAAAAAGATGGGAGAGAAATTATGGTAATTTTTCATCCATCTTATTTGTTGAGATTTCCTTCAAAAGAAATCAATAAACCTTACCATCTAACTTTGAAAGACCTAGAGAATGTAAGTGGTAAACTATATGCCGTATAATTTAGTGAAATCCTTTTTGAATATCAAGAATTTTAATGTCATTAACTCAATCTAAAGAGGTTAATAGTCTCTCCAAAAGATATTCAACTCATATTGAGAGAAGGATAACTAGAACAGTAATGGTGGGTGATATAGCTATTGGAAGTGATTATCCAGTAAGAGTTCAATCGATGATAAATGAAGATACTATGGATGTCGAAAATGCTTACTTAGCTATCAAAAGACTTCATAATGTGGGTTGTGAAATAGTAAGGTTAACTGTCCCTTCCTTAGCACATGCCAAAGCAGTAGGAGATATAAAGGCAAAATTACTAGAAAATAATATCAATACCCCCTTGGTGGCTGATGTTCACCATAATGGTATGAAAATTGCAATGGAAGTTGCAAAACATGTTGATAAAGTAAGAATTAATCCTGGATTGTTTGTTTTTGAAAAATCAGACCCTACAAGAACTGAATATACAGATGAGGAATTTGAAACTATTAAGCAAACAATACTTAAAAGATTTACCCCTTTAGTTGAAGTTTTAAAGGCTGAAAACAAAGCTCTAAGGATTGGAGTTAATCATGGGTCTCTATCTGAGAGGATGCTTTTTACTTATGGAGATACGCCATTAGGAATGACAGAATCTGCGATGGAGTTCGTCAAAATTTGTGATGAGCTTGATTTCCATAACATAATTATTTCTATGAAAGCTTCTAGGGCTCCGGTCATGATGGCAGCTTACAGAATGATTGCAGATAGGCTTGACTCGGAAGGATATAACTATCCCTTACATTTGGGAGTGACCGAAGCTGGTGATGGTGATTATGGAAGGATTAAAAGTACTGCTGGAATTGGAACGCTTTTAGCAGAGGGATTAGGAGATACCATAAGGGTTTCCTTAACAGAAGCTCCAGAAAAGGAAATACCAGTGTGCTATTCAATTTTGCAATCTTTAGGATTAAGAAAAACAATGGTTGAATACATCAGTTGCCCTAGTTGTGGTAGAACACTTTTCAATCTAGAAGAAGTCGTAGATAAAGTTAGGAACGCCACTTCACATTTAACGGGTCTAGATATAGCGATAATGGGATGTATTGTTAATGGGCCAGGAGAAATGGCAGATGCTGATTATGGCTATGTTGGGAAAGGTAAAGGAACTATTGCCTTATATAGAAGGAAAGAAGAGATAAAAAGAGTACCTGAAGATGAGGGTGTTAATGCTTTAATCCAACTTATTAAGGATGATGGGAAGTGGATTGATCCTTAATTAAGGATTTGTCAAATTTTTGAATTATAAATAAATTCTTTTTATAATAAAAAATATCGAATTATTTGAAGATAAGAAAATTGCTTAAAAAAAAATATATATTTCTGTTTGCGACATCCTTTTCTGGGTTATTTTTAAATAATTTTGCAGAGGCAACAGTTTTAAATCATAGTTATAAAGAAGTAATTGATCATGTTTGGCAAATTGTATATAGAGATTTTCTTGATTCAAACGGCAAATTTCAAAAGTCCAATTGGATTAATCTAAGAAAAGAAGTTTTATCAAAAACATATTCAGACAGCAATGAAGCTTATGATGCGATTAGAGATATGCTTTCTAATTTAGATGATTCTTATACAAGATTTTTAGAACCTAAGGAATTTAATCAAATGAGAATTGATACCTCTGGCGAATTAACTGGAGTTGGTATCCAAATAGTTAAAGATAAAGAATCTGATGATTTAATAATTATTTCTCCCATAGAGGGCACCCCTGCATTTGATGCTGGAATTAAAGCTAGAGATAAAATATTATCCATAGATGATATTTCTACTGAAGGTATGAATATTGAGGATGCAGTGAAATTAATAAGAGGACAAAGAGGTACTAAAGTAAAGCTTGAAATTCTTAGAGGTTCTCAATCCTTTTTTAAGACTTTATCAAGAGAAAAAATTGAAATAAAATCTGTATCAAGTAAAGTCAATCAAACCAAAAATGGCTTATCAATTGGCTATGTAAGAATTAAACAATTTAATGCAAATGCATCCAAAGAAACTAGAGATGCTATTAAGGATTTAGAAACAAAAAAAGTCGCAGGATATGTTCTTGACTTGAGAAGTAATCCTGGAGGTTTATTAGAATCAAGTATTGATATCTCAAGGCACTTCATTAACAAAGGAGTAATAGTAAGTACAGTAAGTAAAGATGGTTTAAAAGAAACAAAAAAAGGAAATGGTCAAGCTCTAACAAAAAAGCCCTTAGTTGTCTTAGTTAATGAGGGTTCTGCTAGTGCTAGTGAAATAGTTTCTGGTGCAATAAAAGATAACAAAAGAGGAAAATTAGTTGGGAAGAAAACATTCGGTAAAGGTCTAGTTCAATCCATGAGAACTTTAGTTGATGGTTCAGGTCTAACTGTTACAGTCGCTAAGTATTTAACTCCGAACGGCACTGATATAAACAAATCTGGAATTATTCCAGACATAGAAGTAAGAATGAATATAAACCCTATACTTCAAAGAGAGATAGGGACTAGAAAAGATAAACAATATAGAGCTGGTGAAAAAGAGCTAATAAATATAATTAATAGAAAGAATCAGATAAGCGAATTTAATCCAGACACTACAAACCTTAATGCATTCCTAAAAATTAATAAGGAAGATAAAGTATTTTCATTAAATTAATTACTCATGTCCAACATTCTCTTTATTGGCACATAAGCTCTTCTTATTATTTCTGGGTCTAGTTCAATAGATGGGGAATTATTTTTCAAACAATCAAGAATTTTTTCTAAAGTATTTAATTTCATATATGGACACTCGTTACATTTACAACCTTCTACATCGGGAACTTCAATAAAAATTTTATTAGGTTCTTTCTTTTTCATTTGATGAATTATTCCAGGTTCAGTTAGTACCATGTAAGTTTTAGATGGATCTTTACTTACGAAATCAAGCAGCTTACTTGTTGATCCAATAAAGTCTGAGAGAATTAGTAAATTTTGACTACATTCAGGATGAGCAATTACTTTTGATCCTGGATTTTGATATTTTAATTTTAGAAGTGCTTCTTCACTAAATGATTCATGAACAATGCAGCTGCCAGGCCATAATTTAAGATCTCTTCCTGAATTTTTCTGTACCCATCTCCCAAGGTTCTGATCTGGCGCAAATATTATCTTTTTATCTTCAGGTATCTTTTTAATTAATGAGACTGCATTACTGCTTGTACATATCAGATCACTTTGAGCTTTTACTTCTGCAGTGCAATTTATGTAACTTACGACATAGTGATCTGGATTTTCTTCCCTGAATTTTTGAAATTTATCTGAAGGACAATCGTCTGCTAATGAGCATCCTGCGTCAATATCTGGTAATAGGACTGTTTTATTAGGGCTAAGTATTTTTGCGGTTTCGGCCATAAAGTGCACACCGCAAAAAATTATTATATCTGCGTCATTATTTGCAGCTTTCCTAGATAGATCTAATGAATCGCCAATAAAATCTGCAATTTCCTGAATCTCTGGAGCTTGATAATAGTGCGCAAGAATAATTGCATTGGCTTTTCCGCAACGCTCCTTTATTTCAGAAATCAAATCCTCTTCGTTTTGAACTGATTTCTGTTTTGCAGTAGAAGTTATACTGGTCAGGATTTAGAATATCTCTAAATAGATTATATGCCTTTAAACAGAAAAAATTCTGACAAATTTAAAAATTGCTATTGTTGGCGACTGTCATGGTCAATGGTCTGAATTAGACTTGAAAGTCTTATCGATTATCAAACCAAATATTGTTTTATTTGTTGGTGATATTTCTGATGGAAATGTCAAAATAATTAAAAAAATCAATGAGATCAAAATTCCTACTTTTGTTATTTTAGGAAATCATGATAGAGGGAAAGATTCTACAGGCGAAACTCTCTCAAAGCAGATACGTGTTCTTGGTGAAAAATATTGTGCATGGGATTTGAAAGTTTTTAATAATCAAATAAATTTATTGTCTGCTAGACCATGTAGTTCTGGCGGCGGCTATTATCTTTCAAAAGAAGTTAAAGGCGTTTATGGACCTATAACCGAACAAGATTCAATAAATAAAATTATCAAATGTTCAGAAAAGACTATTGAAGAAATACCTCTAATAATTATGTCTCATGCTGGTCCTTCGGGTTTAGGTTCAGAACCTAAAAGCATTTGTGGGAAAGACTGGAAATTACCCTCTTTAGATTGGGGAGATAGAGATTTGTCTGCTGCTATTTCAAACATACAAAAGAGAAGAAAAGTTGATCTTGTAATTTTTGGTCATATGCACAACCGGCTTAAAAGAAATCTTGGTTTAAGAGAGATGTTTAGAATTGATAGCAAAGGAACAATTTATTTCAACACTGCTGTAGTACCAAGATATAAAACTGATGAAGATGGGAAATTGCTAATTAACTTTTCATGGATTGAGTTTAAAAATAAGGAATTAAGGCATGTTTCTCATCGATGGTATTCAGAGTCTGGTGAAATTCGTGAAGAAGATAAATTTATTTAGGATTAAATATCTCTGATCATATTTTAAGTATTATTGGGCT
This window contains:
- a CDS encoding ATP-binding cassette domain-containing protein, producing the protein MNNTVLELENISYKYKNDLILNKINLKINSGEKIALLGKSGSGKTTLISVLNGTIKPTQGEVKLFNESFEELDRKQKSKITTIWQDLRLIEDLSAEQNVNCGLLAENSFYFAFKNLLNISSFKKAHKYMKLCRLHNSIYDKKIRKLSGGQKQRVAIARSLIQESNILLADEPFNNLDPKLITIIKNLMLESVDKNNTKKSPKTALVALHRLDLLNDFDKVIGIRDGKIFFNIKRNNLKKIHLEKIY
- a CDS encoding putative selenate ABC transporter substrate-binding protein codes for the protein MFNLKNFLLSSSLLFSVFSSPVFSNPKVLKVGAIPDQNQDVLDKRFNLFSKELSKQLDVEVKYIPVINYVAAVTGFRTKDLDLVWFGGLSGVQARLQTPNSIVLAQRDIDKEFKSVFIVNKNLELNSISNIKGLKKLKNLRFTFGSENSTSGRLMPEYFLNQAGVEIKHFKGKKAGFSGSHDATIALVNSGAFDAGALNKQVWENNLKNNPKRTSNLELFWITPEYVDYHWIAQGDLENRFGEGFTKKLKSVILNLDIKQKSHKQILDMFNAKRFTKAEAKQYKNIEEIGRKLNKIR
- a CDS encoding pyridoxal phosphate-dependent aminotransferase, which produces MSQVNLSDRALSIEPSLTLQISAKANQLSAEGVDICNLSAGEPDFDAPKEVIEATSKAIFDGFTKYGPAAGNLDLRKAIANKLQIQNDLNYEFENVMVTNGAKQAIYNLFQVLLNTGDEVIIPSPHWLSYPQMVRLAGGKPIFTNSSAEDGFKINIEDLKSKISSKTKFIIINSPNNPTGRVMSKEELLQIADLARENPNINILSDEIYELILKKEFKHYSLSSLANDLKDRIFIINGFAKGWAMTGWRIGYLVGPKDVIKASSALQSQSTSNVCSFVQKGALEALKINNEFFSMINSHYDQRRRLLYEGLNNINGIYIEEPNGAFYAFPKLPNSSITSVDFCNKALQDYGLVVVPGKAFGADQCIRISCAASEIKITDGLQRLEKAISEYY
- a CDS encoding uracil-DNA glycosylase, with amino-acid sequence MKRLVIGRGSVFADLLVIGEAPGAQEDLEGKPYVGKSGKLLNQLLIKAGIDYKQDVYFCNVIKCRPPNNRKPTAREINIHKPWLLQQIKLVDPKFILLTGSTAMRAILEVKDPISNLRGQWIKKDGREIMVIFHPSYLLRFPSKEINKPYHLTLKDLENVSGKLYAV
- the ispG gene encoding (E)-4-hydroxy-3-methylbut-2-enyl-diphosphate synthase; its protein translation is MSLTQSKEVNSLSKRYSTHIERRITRTVMVGDIAIGSDYPVRVQSMINEDTMDVENAYLAIKRLHNVGCEIVRLTVPSLAHAKAVGDIKAKLLENNINTPLVADVHHNGMKIAMEVAKHVDKVRINPGLFVFEKSDPTRTEYTDEEFETIKQTILKRFTPLVEVLKAENKALRIGVNHGSLSERMLFTYGDTPLGMTESAMEFVKICDELDFHNIIISMKASRAPVMMAAYRMIADRLDSEGYNYPLHLGVTEAGDGDYGRIKSTAGIGTLLAEGLGDTIRVSLTEAPEKEIPVCYSILQSLGLRKTMVEYISCPSCGRTLFNLEEVVDKVRNATSHLTGLDIAIMGCIVNGPGEMADADYGYVGKGKGTIALYRRKEEIKRVPEDEGVNALIQLIKDDGKWIDP
- a CDS encoding S41 family peptidase — translated: MKIRKLLKKKYIFLFATSFSGLFLNNFAEATVLNHSYKEVIDHVWQIVYRDFLDSNGKFQKSNWINLRKEVLSKTYSDSNEAYDAIRDMLSNLDDSYTRFLEPKEFNQMRIDTSGELTGVGIQIVKDKESDDLIIISPIEGTPAFDAGIKARDKILSIDDISTEGMNIEDAVKLIRGQRGTKVKLEILRGSQSFFKTLSREKIEIKSVSSKVNQTKNGLSIGYVRIKQFNANASKETRDAIKDLETKKVAGYVLDLRSNPGGLLESSIDISRHFINKGVIVSTVSKDGLKETKKGNGQALTKKPLVVLVNEGSASASEIVSGAIKDNKRGKLVGKKTFGKGLVQSMRTLVDGSGLTVTVAKYLTPNGTDINKSGIIPDIEVRMNINPILQREIGTRKDKQYRAGEKELINIINRKNQISEFNPDTTNLNAFLKINKEDKVFSLN